tttaaaattaaaattcacacaaatttcaaaattaaaaattaaagttctTAGTCATTGTTCAATGCAATTCTTGAATTTGAagtatttgtgtattttttttaatgaaatttgaaatttattgatCATGTAATAACTCATTTACGAAAGAATTAAAGAATCAGACTTGAATTTGCGTTTTTTCGTCAGctttaaaatagaaaagatGGTGACCagagttttcttttatttcccATTACTTCAAACCACCTTCTTATCAATTCTTCCAAGCTGTGAGGTGGCCTATAACGAAGCGATGAAATTATGTTTCTAACAGCTTTACCAATGAGCCGAATTAGTTGTGCAACATGGTCCATTACATCGTTAAATGtaccattaatatttttttaacatagtttataaataatttgagaCGGCTGATGCCGAAGAAAGTTACGCTCCCTCCAAATATGATAGACTGTTGTTTGAAATACCAGTCGAAGGGGAATACTATCTATATGACTACGCCCTCCGCCCTTGAGAACTCTGAGAGTGTCTTGCCAATCTGGATTGATGCCCTGGTCCAATAAGCACTCTTGCTACTCTCTCCCAGACCAAATATGAGTAAGGACAAGCAAAAAATAGATGGTCTCTAGTCTCGTCCCTTTCTCCACAAAATGTGCAGTCATGTCTGATACCCCACACCCTCATTCTATCTCCTGTTGATAATCTTTTCAGAACCGTGAGCCACAAAACGAAGGAGTATCGCGGCACAGCCTGTGGGAACCAGACACTACCGTGCCAAGTGACCTCTTCCTTCCTACCTCGAATTGGGTCCCACGTGTGCACTGCAGAGAAATGATCTTTATAATTACCGACGAAGTGGTGCCATATATAGACATCCTCGCCTTGATCTATCTGTGGACCATGCATAGCTTAATCTTAGCGTGCAGGTCCTGGAAATGTCTACTTCTCTGACCCCGCACCCTCCATTGACCCTGAGTGACTGCCTCAGAAACTCGAGCTCCTCTTCTCATACCAAGATAACAAGTACATGTAGCACCAGTTATGTCATAAAGCTTTCCCATCTCCAGCCAGTCATCAAACCAGAAAAAACCTTTTGACCATATCCTACTGCAATTCGAATGAAAGGATAAGCCAACTGTCTCATACGGAGAAGATTTCTCCAAATCCACGAACCTTTATTTTCCTCCCTAATGTCCCAAAACGAACTCTGCTGCAACAAATAATGTTGCACCCAAGAAACCCACAATGAACCTTATTGAGTGAAGAGTCTCCATATTAGAGAAAAGACTTTTGACGAGTCTTGAAACCTACGTAGACCTAACCCTCCTTCTGACTTCGGATAACACAAATCCTCCCACTTGACCTTAGCCTTATTAGTCTGATGTGGAGATCCAGACCATAAAAAGGCACTACACAAGCTCTCAATCGCTTCATAGCATCCCATAGGAAGAATAAAAGCAGAACTCCAAAAGTTTACTATGCTGGATACCACATACTTGATTAATTGTAACCTACCCGCAAAAGAAAGTCAATTATTCGTCCAAGCCAACATTATGTTCCTTATCTTGTCTAGCAAAGGCTCTTTGAGAGCACTTTCGTTTTTAGGGGATGTCCTAGATACTGGTGGGTAAAGTTCCAACATTGATTCCCTGCCGAGTAGCTTCATCATACAGACCCACCAAGTTAGTTCCTGATGCATATGAGGACGATTTCGAAGCATTAATGTGTAGACCAGACAACTCTGCAAACCTGTCAATAGTCTCCATCACACCTTACAGGGAACAGCCAGTACCATCCGTAAACACTAGGATGTCGTCGGCAAAACTTACATGAGTTAACTGGACTGTTCTATACTGTGGTTTGTATCCAAACTGTCCTTCCAAAGTGGCCTTGTTGAGTAGCTTCGAGAGAACATTATTTAGTATCACATACAGATAAGGAGACAGCGAACAACCCTGTCTAATAATACCTCTAGCACTAGAGAAGAACCCTTCCAGACTTCTGTTTACAAAGACAGAGAAAGAAGCCGTGGAGATACAAACCATGATCCAATGAATAAACTGAGCTGGCAGAACCATTTCCCTGAGAACTGAGGAGATGAAGGAACACTTAACAATATCAAATGCTTTGGAGATGTCAAATTTAATAGCACATCTGTTCATATTGGTCTTCTTGTGGTAGCCGTTTACCAACTCTAAAGCTAACAAGACATTCTCCAGCAGCAATCTATCCTTAATAAAAGCacattggttagcttcaataCCTTCGGGCAAGAGTGCCTTCAGGCGATTGGCAAGAACCTTGGATATGACCTTGAATAACAAATTACAGCAGGCTATGGGCCGATAATCTTTCATAGTCTGAGCATTTTCTGACTTGGGAATGAGAGATAAGATCGTTGTGTTGACACCCGTTGGAAGAAACACAAATAAGAAGAATGATTGTATAGTAGTTATAAAGTCTTGAcctatttttgaaatatttatttttttattttaaaaatttaattggagtttagggtttgagttgtAAAAAGAGGATGAAGGTGTAAAGGATATGACGATGCTATAGATATGTGactttggggtttagggatttgttTTCGGGGTTTCATATATTTCCTTGTAAACTCGTCGTAAATAAAAATACGAGCCTGGTAAAGTCGACGTATATCACGGGTCTTCGTAAATTTGTTGTAATATTTGAAACCACATTTCAacgtaaattcgtcgtaaaagATACATTCGTCGTAGATTTATTGTAATATTTGAAACCAAGTTTCAACATAAATTCTtcgtaaataaaaaaatgcGGACATGGTAATTCCGTCGTAAATGAAAATACGCAGGCCTAGTACTTTCGTCGTAAACTTTACGACGACTTTACGACGAATGTGGTTTCTATATATAAATGATGCCTCTGAAAGAGGAGTTCTCGTTCATTCCTCAcaaactcctctctctctctctaaggtattttctctcctctctctagtATTTCTCTTAAagaattagtttaggtggttaacTAGTTTAGGAAATTAGTTTATGTGGTTAATTTAggtaacaaaataatatttaattgtgCTAcggtttttaattaaattgattttaaaaaaaaattagatagcTCCTAGGCGGAAACCTGCAACAGCTACTAATTATAAGCTGTTTGGTGATGGTGCCGGAACATCTTCTTCCGGCGGTCCATCATCTTTCGAGGCAGTTCCTGACTCTCAGACATCTCAGAGAGTTTATAGCCCTCCTCCTCCTGCACCTCATATACCCTCCCAGAtgcctccacctcctccaccagcAGCTCCACCTCCGCCTGCTCTAGAGGGAGCTGCTCATCCAGATTTGTGGGTGCCTCCTTCTGCACAATACACAAGATATACAGTGAAGGATTTGCTTGCCCAGCCTAGACGGGAGGTTTTGGACATTTTGGACCCCGATATACCGTCGTTTACTTATTGATcagtatattttataatttaacttaaaatttaaaatcaatttttatttattaacaaattgGTTCAATTTTCAGATTGGGGCCAACAACCGTGTTTCCAAAAGCGTTTCAGAGATGATCAAGGGATATTACGATGGGGCCTATCCGAACTGGAGCATGACTCCAAATCACGTCAAGATGACTTGGTTTAAATGTTCTGcagtaattttttaatttttcttaatttaatttatttaattattaattatttattttaatgttttcaaaattttgtttgtttcacgAAAAGTGGCACTGGTCATTAGAAATCACCGAGAGGGTGAAGAAGGAGTTCCAGGCAAAAGCGAAGACCCGCCTTTGCAACAAGGTCTCAGATTGGAAGGACAATTGGGAGATCTACGGTTATGGAAGCCCACTGAGGTCACAAAGGAGGTATGTGATGGCCTCATCGCCTATTGGAAGCTACCCACCTCGATCCGAAAGTCCAACTCCTGATCCGCTTCCCGAAGAACGAAGGATAAAGATGGTCATTTGCCTATGGTTCATATTAGGCTTGGGCGTTCGggcttcgggtcgggttcgggtaggCTCCTTTCGGGTCCAAGTTCTTTTGGGTCCTAAAAATTTGGACCCAAAACAGGTAATTCTAAATTTTTGGTCCGGGTTCGGGTCGGTTCTTCTCGGGTCCGAGTCGGTTCGGGTCTTGATACATGCTCAAATTATCCTAGAGTAACCTTACTCTCATTAAAAAAAGGTCAAGTTGTAGTATTTAGGGATCGAATTCACAGGGAGCTGAGGAATCACTAGATCTTATTGTAACTAAGCTAGGTTGGAGATTTCAAAGCATGTAAATAACAAGTAAATTAAAACTGGTTTTATCATGACAATTACTCAATTGATTGATTTGGAGGTTTAACATATATGATTAAGGTGCTATACTTATGAttactattcaggttatcaAGATTATAGTAATATGAATGCTTatgtgagatgcttgcatgatattaaagaacccaacgATGCAATAGCCTAACTGTCGTTATGACTATCTATTACTAGAATCGATGAGACTCCCATTGGTGAATCACAAGAAAGGCGTCGATCGACTtgctgtcgcatgtatcgatcgacagtgCCTCGCGTCTATCAATCGATGACTCTatagaagtatcgatcgatgcgctaCTAGTAAGCTTTAAGCGTGTAGTTGATAACAGTTCACTAAGGAGTTTTCCAAATCAGTTGTCGCTTGTTTCCAGCAAATTCCTAGCTCGGAGAACATAGATCCAAGAATTTTATCTTTGTTATCATGTATAGGTTAGTTACTCTTACACAAGCATTAAGAGCAATCtcctaagatgaatatcacatgctcaaGTATTCATATTTGGGACTAGTCCCCCAAAACCTAtttgaatcctaaatctaacaaaTGTGTTTACTCAGACATGGCCAAGCAAAACAGAATCATAGTAGTAAGAAAGCTTCATAGataagaatagaaaacaaaggTGTTCAAGATAGCTCTCAGtgataactctctctctcaccaaacAAAGAAACTATGTCTAAAGACTTTAAGAAAACTCATGTAAAAACCGTGTTTGTGCCAAAACACTTAGGCAAGACAtaaatactataataattaggttaaaactcgtcaggggtgTTTTGGTAAATAGATGGAGTCTTGAgcttcaagtcggctgtgaccaaatATGGGCTTCTGCAgtttaatatcgatcgataacaCTGAAGGTGTATCGATTGACGCGCGTCTCTCCGTGTCGATCTAGGGTGGTCGATATGGTCTTCTCAGATGTAATCTCTAAAGTGCTCcgaaatgctccaaaatcaccatCTTTTTTCCAATTGCtcctgaacctataaatatgctATATAGACTCcaaaatagattaaatatattctaaaacactaatataccatgactaaaagtgggtcaaattcatggtatatcaggTATCTAATTAAAAGACTTATAAAATATCCATAATTTTTCGGGTCCATATCGGGTACGGGTCGGATTTGGGAATTTAAGatctaaaacacacaaaaatacacaaatttcatcaaatttagtcaaaatatTTCATGTATATCTAAAATCtgacaaaataaattaaaataaattattaaaaattaaaagaaagagttttgaattttacatttaaaacttcatattacttgaaaatgttacaaaaataataacaaagattgttaacaaaaatatatttcaactaaatcataaaataaaatatagaagatagaacataacaaaacatagttcttgatattcatgtttttaaatcGGGTATGAATTGGTTCTTGTCGGGTCGGGTCtattcggatcggttcttttcgggtctGGATCTATTCGGGTCGGTTCTTTTCGGGTCCGGATCTATTCGGGTAAGAAATGTTTAGACCCAACATGTACTTCTAAACATTCGGGTCGGTTCCAGTTCAGGTATTTTCAGGTCGGTTCCGAGCCTGGTCTTCGGGTCTAGGTTAAAATGCCCATGCCTAGTTCATATAACCGGACAAAAACTCCTGAACCCTAATGGATCATCCTCATCAAGAGGAGGAAAGCCACACCGAGAAACAAGACGATGAGGTTTGAATTTCGATCTCCCAAGATTACTGATCGTATTGATATAATGACGATCTCCCTGTTCctggttaaaaatataaaattaaataaaaaagagctaagatacaaaaattgttatcagatatttattattcataataattagtTGTCATATATGTGTTGATCATATTAGTTAATTccatagcttttatttaaggaaagtgcgagagTTTTCTTTTGTATACTATTTATCAATAAAGATGAACTAACCTATTTTTTAAGAATTCTGAATTTCATTTTCATGAATACATAATAATTCTGACTACAAAATAatgttgtaatatttttcaattgatATATAAGAgatgttaaaccattgatcattaatttttaatataataattttaatagtttagtaatttattgtcttttaaaaaaaattcaaaatatagtatatacggaaaaaatctaaattttaattttatagctaatttgatggtttaatttattttagtaatataaaattaaacaaaaatgatggaGAAGATATAGATTGTtattaaatgtttattattaaaatcattaattgtcatttatatattagttaaatttgataaattcgtagcttttatttaagcaaagaaaataaaatagtaattgcacaatttaattaattttatgattagtttaatagaaattataatatatacttaattggaccaacatattttctaaaattctaaatttcATTTTCATGGTAATGACACGTGATCAGGGGCGGATCCAGGTGTTGAAAGGGTGTGGCACGTGCCACActctaaataatataaatatcttGTTGACATGTACAGACATATTGTAGTTAGCCCTAATGGTTCATAAGACAATGATTAGTCCCACTCCCTTTGAGTTCGATTCCTTGATGctgtgatattttttttaaaaaaaatctctgcACTTATAATCATCTTTCCCTTTTTCATTGATTTTGTTACCTacaattattctttttttttattttctttctctaaCTTCgagtctatttttttttttaaacttatttcTACATTATTAATCACCTTTccctttttcatttatttcattacctacagttatatatattacaattgttttctttctttctctaatattagtttttccaaaataaaaaatataatttatttaaatttcactCTAgtagttaattttattattttcagtaCTTAGATTAACATAAAAACtagaatgaatatttttttaaataaatattatgcactatatataattttatactattacttaaaatgaatatttaaaatatttaaaattataaaaataaattttagtgactaatgtaaatttaaatatatatatatagtgccACAGGCTGAATTATTTTCTAGGTCCGCCCCTGCACGTGATTACAGTTAAATGTTGTAATATTTCgcaattaatatataaagaattaacatatatttttttttgaatgattaAAAGGTCGTACGTGACGAAACCCAAATCATGTAACtcaattctttttttctcagtcaaaatttaattcttattttgaaaatatatatttttaacttaattaaaacATGTTATTTCTCAGATTTCAGCTAGTTAAATCCAAGTATTTTTAACCGATATAATATCATCAATCAAACCAATGTATTAGAAGATGCAACCAATGAGATTATATGATCATGTCAATATAGTATTTCTTCTTCCTCCGAAGATGCTCCTCCCCTTCCACCGTTCCCCCCAGACCCTCCTGATCCCAAATCCCAACTTTCGCCTCATCTTTTCCCTCCCTTAGACTCCACTCCCCCGCCCATCCGTTCTGAAAAACGTAGATCCCACCTCGCCAACTCCCCAAATGACACTACTATGACTCAAGCTCTTGATTCATCCCCTGCTGTGGCCAATGCTGTAACTACTACTCAGTTTGGTACTCTTGCAGAAATTGAATCTATCACTACTGTTCCTGCTACaggaaaccctaaacccctTACTTCTCAACAAGCAACTACCTCTTCTAATCCGTTGGAAAAGCAGAACATTTCTCTTCCTGACCCTCAAATAACCATCTTTAAGATTATCCAACCAAACCATAACAGTCCTGTTCTGTCCAATCCAGCTTCTAGCAACCATATCCTTCCTGCTAACCCTACTATTCCTCTCATTCCTACTCCTACATTAAATACTACCTCCACCTATGCTCCTCACCCTCCCGCTCCCCTTCCAGTGACAAACCCTACCTTAGCTGATACTCTTCGTCTCAAAGGTGATAAGACCCTACAAAAGCTTGCGCCTGTCACTATCTCTGATACCGGTCGCCCTCGTGTTCTTATACCTGACTCTGTCTTTGAGAAGGGTGCTGAGCTTCACCGTGATTTTATCATCTGCTACTTCAACGGCCGCCCTCCTCCGTTTAAAAAGATTCAGGGCGTTCTCAGTCATATGTGGGGGAAAGGCAGAAGGCTTGAAATGCATAACAATCCCCTGCAACGTTCTGTCCTCGTTAGAATACCGAGTGATTACCTAAGGCaaaaaatcttagataaaaacaTTTGGTATGTAGGAGACTCTATGTTTCATACCGCGCAGTGGTCGTCAGTGCACTCCTCAGCTACTCCACCTCTTAAATCCATCAAGATCTGGGCACATCTCACCGGAGTCCCACTTGACCTACGTTATAAACAAGGTCTTAGCTTGGTGGCCGGTTTAATAGGAGAACCTAAGGAAACTGATGATTTTACTCTAAATCTTGTGAGTCTTACTCTGTCTCATGTCAAGGTGGAGGTGGACCTCACCAAGTCTCTCCCTAATGTGGTTGAATTTCAGCGACATAGTGGTGAAATAGTAGAGGTTGTAGTTGAATATCCTTGGCTGCCTCCAACTTGTTCTCATTGCCAGGAGCTTGGTCATGTCATAAGGAATTGCTTGCTTTACACTCCTCCTAAGGACGCCCCTCCAATCGCGAAAGTACCTGTTGCCAAGGAAAAGCAAAAAATGTCAGATTCTGTGAGGAAGACCCCTTCTCAAAAGGCAAAATCAAAACAATATGTGCCAAAGTCAACCATTCCTCCCATCTCTGCGGTTCAAATCCCTCCCTCCCCACAATCCCTGTCCCTTCCCACTAGTCCTTCTGCTTTCAAAACTCCCTCTTTTGTAAAAACCCCTTCACTTAAATATCCTACCCCCACTGAAAGTCCTCTCGACAAGCCACAAAAACCCTCCCTAAAAAGAACTCGCTCTTCTCCCACTTTTTCTCCGCCAGCCCCACCAAAAATATCCTACCAATCCTCAAACCCTGCCCCTTCTTTTCCTGAGGTCCGTACTTTACAGTATCTTGAGTCCTCCCCTTTTATCCCCCCCTCTTTAAAAAACCCTTTTTTGCCTCTACTTATCATTGGTGACTCTCTCCATTCTAATGGAGACCCCCCATTTCTTCTTAAATGAGTGTAAAACTCTTTTTTTGGAACCTCCGTGGTCTAAATGACCCGGGGAAGCATCAGACATTTTCGGATTGGCTATATACTAACAAGCCTATTTTTGGTGCCCTATTGGAAACACATATAAAGGAACTCTGTCTGCCCCGCTTGATGACTACTCTATGTAAAGACTAGCATTACCTATCTAATCACAGCTCTGACGAGGACGGACGAATAGTTCTTATTTGGAAGGATCCAGCTAAAGTCACAGTAATCTCTCAATCAAGGCAAATGATTACATGTGAGCTACAGCTTCCTAACTGCCAACCTATCATCTACTCTGCTATCTATGCGTCTAATTTGAGTGAAGAAAGGACAGACCTTTGGGTAGAGCTTCTAAATCAGCACTCTGCTCTTGCGCTTGACACTAAGCCTTGGATGATTGGTGGTGACTTTAATCAAATCCTCCGCCACTACGAGCATTCTTCGTTCTGTCACATGAGACATTCTTCCCAAATGTTTCAGTTTCGTGATAGCCTGCTGCAGCTGGGAGTCTTTGATCTCCGTTACTATGGACCTGTTCATACATGGACAAACAAATGTGATACTGCTCCTGTTGCAAAGAAGCTTGATAGATGCTTGATCAATAGTGAATGCCTCACCTCTTTCCCAAATGCTACTGCAAACTTCTTACCCCCAGCCCCCTCAGACCACACCCCCTGCCTCATAGACCTTGCTTTTCACCTTCCCAAAGCCGGAACCCAACCCTTCCGTTTCCTAAACTACTTAACCAAGCACCCGAGCTTCTTGGAGGTTGTCATAAATGCATGGTTGCTCGCCGGAAACGTGTCTGCCAACCTAGCGTCTCTGTGTTGGAAGttgaaaaacattaaaacatctctcaaaacactaaataaagaaaatttctcTTCTATTCAACAGAGAGTTAGTGAATCTTACCGTTTGTTACAACTTGCGCAGGTACAGGCTCTTGCAGATCCTACACCACTCACTTTTGCTGAAGAACAAGACCTAAACCTGAAGTGGCAGTTTCTGAGACAGATAGAGGAATGTTTCTTTTTGCAGAAGTCTAGAATAAATTGGCTAAGAGAGGGGGATCTGAAAACAACTTACTTTCACCGCGTTTGTCAAGTGCGTGCTAGTTTCAATGCTATCCGCTCTTTCCTTCTTCTGTCTGGAGTAACTATCACGGATCCGCTTCAGATGAGTGCTCATGCCATCTCTCACTTTCAAGCAGTCCTGGGTCCTGCTCAGCTTCCCCTCCTTTGGTACACTCCAACCGAATGGTTCTGCTCCCTCACACCGTTCAGATGTAGTCAGCAACAGACGAACTCCTTCCTCTTGATGCCTTCTGCGGATGAGATCACTAAGCTTATGTTTTCACTGAACCCCAATAAGGCGCCGGGACCTGACGGACTCACCTCTAAGTTCTTCACGGCTTCATGGTCACTGTTGGGATCAGAGTGCATCAACTCCCTGCAAGAATTCTTCAACTCAGGATTCCTGCCAAAGACAACGAACTCAACAATTCTCTCTTTGGTTCTGAAATTCACTGGTGCATCTAAGATTACTGACTACAGACCTATCTCCTGCTTAAACACACTCTACAAAGTCATTTCACGTCTACTAGTGAGGCGTCTTAAGCCTATTCTACACCAACTCATTCTACCTAATCAAACGGCTTTTGTCGAAGGCAGGCTACTAGTGGAGAATACGGTTTTAGCTAGTGAACTGGTGAATGGTTACCACAGGAACACGAGGAGTAAGAAGATTACCGTCAAGGTAGACATTGCTAAAGCCTTTGATACTCTCTCTTGGGAGTTCCTCTTTGCGGCACTGGAAAGCTTGCACCTGCCTGTTCCTTTCCTCCGTCTCCTCAAAGCTTGCATCTGCACTACAACGTTCATGGTTGGTTACAACGGTACAGTGAGTGGTTTCTTTAAAGGCAGGAGAGGATTGAGGCAAGGAGATCCATTATCTCCTTACCTATTTGTGATTGTGATGAACTACTTGTCTCTCATGTTAGACAAAGAAGCGAGGTCAGGGAATGTAACTTACCATCATCATTGTGCCAAGACGAGGTTGACTCATCTTTCATTTGCGGACGATCTCCTCATTTTCATCGATGGATCCTTGGAGTCTGTTCAGAGGGTACTACAGATCCTGCATGAGTTTGAAAAAAGATCAGGTCTAGCGGTAAGCTTACAGAAATCAAGCTTCTTCGCGTCTGGACTGCCGGATCAAGAAATATCGGCCATTCAAGTCTCAACAGGAATGCCTTGTGGAAGTTTACCTATGCGGTATCTGGGGGTCCCCTTGTGTACAAAGAAGCTGAACCTCCAGAATTGTGAGTCTCTGCTTCAGCAAATAAAGCAGCGTCTATCTTCCTGGTCAGTTAAGGCTCTCTCATTTGCAGGTCGACTTCTACTGATAAAAACTGTCATATCTGGTGTTTCAACTTTCTGGTGCTCCAGTTTTATCCTGCCAAAGGCATgcattaacaaaataaattccCTCTGTAGTCAATTTCTGTGGAACGGTTCACTAGATGGATACCATACTGCTAGGGTGAGTTGGGAGACGGTCACACTTACCAAAGATCAGGGAGGACTCGGTGTAAAAGACCTCCACAGTTGGAACCTGACGTGTATCCTCAAGCTCATTTGGATGCTCTTCTTTCGTCCCAACTCGGTCTGGGTCTGTTGGTTCAAAGAGGTAATTTAAGAGGAGACTTATCAAACTACTGGACGGTAAGAACAAGTCTTGCTTACTCATGGCTGGTTAACAAGATGATTAAGGTCAGAGACGTTATTTACCCTCTGCTTCGCCGAAGGGTTGGTAATGGTGAGAGCACACGGTTTTGGTTTGATAACTGGACACCAATGGGGGAGCTTCACACCTTCTTGAATGCAACAACTTCGCGCTTGGGAATCCCATTGTCAGCCACGGTTGCCTCTCTTCATACTGCTGGATACTGGAACCTCCCACCTGCAAGATCAGAGAATCAACTAGCGCTTCAGGTCCACTTAACAACGCTTCTGCTAACTGATGGAGAAGACTCTTATGATTGGGAAATAGAAGGAAGGTTATCTTTGAAGTACAGAACTGGTGAAGTATACAATTACCTACAAGGAAATCAGCCAGTTGTCCCTTGGGCAAAAATTGTCTGGTTCTCTTTCGGTATCCCTCGCCATAGCTTCCTCACTTGGTTAGTACTGCTTAACCGCTGCCCTACAAGAGACAGATTAAACAGCTGAGGATTAAATGTTGATCCTAAGTGCTTGCTGTGTAATACTGATCACGAAAGCAGGAATCACCTTTTCTTTGAGTGTGGTTACAGTGAGTTCATCTGGAGCCGAATCGCACAAAGGTGTGGCCTTCAACCCTTCACTTCCTGGACCGATACTGTCTCACAACTGCAGGCTCTCCACTCAAATCGTGACTCTCGACGTCTCTCTCTACTGGCAATGCAAGCGACGGTCTATTGGATCTGGTCGGAGCGTAACAATCGACTACATCAGCAAATCTTCAAATCGCCGGAAAATATACTCTCCCTCATTGACAAACAGGTCTGCAACCGCATCCAGAGCCTTCGACATGCAAACCCACGGGCCTCCTCCGCGATGTCGCAGCTTTGGTTTCTTCGGTCTTGAACTCTTGCGGAGAAAGCAAAGAAACAAAACTCTCGATCATTCTCTACCTCTCTCCATCGTCGTTTCAACTCCACATAATCAAACTAGCAATTGGGCTTCTCATCACTTGGGCTTTAGTTCTTTAATATGTGTTTCTTGGGCTTTACTGGGCATTAGCCAAAACTAAACTTAAGCTGCTTGGGCTtgtatgtgttttatttttttttgcattttaatatatgaaggccagttttcaaaaaaaaaaaaatatatagtatttcttttttcttcgtAAGTTTGGTACCTTTATTAATAATGTACAACAACTACTAATTCAATAATTTGGATTTGGGCTAACGGTTATCTACCGAACTACTACCGGAAGGCCCGACGATAATGGGTCTTCTTGGCCCCAACAATATTCAATGCTCTATTAAACCCGATCTCGTTCGACAGTTTGCATCAACTCTCCTCTGGAACAGCACACAGTGTGGATTCAATAATCTCCGATTCGTAGAAAGCTATCGCTTCCTGAACCCTAAATGGATCATCATCACCAAGAGGCGGAAAGTCACGCCGAGAAACAAGACGACGAGGTTTGAATTTCGATCTCCCGAGATTACTGATCGTATTAAAATAATGACGATCTCGTTGTTCCTG
This genomic stretch from Raphanus sativus cultivar WK10039 chromosome 3, ASM80110v3, whole genome shotgun sequence harbors:
- the LOC130510016 gene encoding uncharacterized protein LOC130510016, whose amino-acid sequence is MWFLYINDASERGVLVHSSQTPLSLSKIAPRRKPATATNYKLFGDGAGTSSSGGPSSFEAVPDSQTSQRVYSPPPPAPHIPSQMPPPPPPAAPPPPALEGAAHPDLWVPPSAQYTRYTVKDLLAQPRREIGANNRVSKSVSEMIKGYYDGAYPNWSMTPNHVKMTWFKCSAWHWSLEITERVKKEFQAKAKTRLCNKVSDWKDNWEIYGYGSPLRSQRSISSSSEDAPPLPPFPPDPPDPKSQLSPHLFPPLDSTPPPIRSEKRRSHLANSPNDTTMTQALDSSPAVANAVTTTQFGTLAEIESITTVPATGNPKPLTSQQATTSSNPLEKQNISLPDPQITIFKIIQPNHNSPVLSNPASSNHILPANPTIPLIPTPTLNTTSTYAPHPPAPLPVTNPTLADTLRLKGDKTLQKLAPVTISDTGRPRVLIPDSVFEKGAELHRDFIICYFNGRPPPFKKIQGVLSHMWGKGRRLEMHNNPLQRSVLVRIPSDYLRQKILDKNIWYVGDSMFHTAQWSSVHSSATPPLKSIKIWAHLTGVPLDLRYKQGLSLVAGLIGEPKETDDFTLNLVSLTLSHVKVEVDLTKSLPNVVEFQRHSGEIVEVVVEYPWLPPTCSHCQELGHVIRNCLLYTPPKDAPPIAKVPVAKEKQKMSDSVRKTPSQKAKSKQYVPKSTIPPISAVQIPPSPQSLSDEDGRIVLIWKDPAKVTVISQSRQMITCELQLPNCQPIIYSAIYASNLSEERTDLWVELLNQHSALALDTKPWMIGGDFNQILRHYEHSSFCHMRHSSQMFQFRDSLLQLGVFDLRYYGPVHTWTNKCDTAPVAKKLDRCLINSECLTSFPNATANFLPPAPSDHTPCLIDLAFHLPKAGTQPFRFLNYLTKHPSFLEVVINAWLLAGNVSANLASLCWKLKNIKTSLKTLNKENFSSIQQRVSESYRLLQLAQVQALADPTPLTFAEEQDLNLKWQFLRQIEECFFLQKSRINWLREGDLKTTYFHRVCQVRASFNAIRSFLLLSGVTITDPLQMSAHAISHFQAVLGPAQLPLLWYTPTEWFCSLTPFRCSQQQTNSFLLMPSADEITKLMFSLNPNKAPGPDGLTSKFFTASWSLLGSECINSLQEFFNSGFLPKTTNSTILSLVLKFTGASKITDYRPISCLNTLYKVISRLLVRRLKPILHQLILPNQTAFVEGRLLVENTVLASELVNGYHRNTRSKKITVKVDIAKAFDTLSWEFLFAALESLHLPVPFLRLLKACICTTTFMVGYNGTVSGFFKGRRGLRQGDPLSPYLFVIVMNYLSLMLDKEARSGNVTYHHHCAKTRLTHLSFADDLLIFIDGSLESVQRVLQILHEFEKRSGLAVSLQKSSFFASGLPDQEISAIQVSTGMPCGSLPMRYLGVPLCTKKLNLQNCESLLQQIKQRLSSWSVKALSFAGRLLLIKTVISGVSTFWCSSFILPKGELGDGHTYQRSGRTRCKRPPQLEPDVYPQAHLDALLSSQLGLGLLVQRGNLRGDLSNYWTVRTSLAYSWLVNKMIKVRDVIYPLLRRRVGNGESTRFWFDNWTPMGELHTFLNATTSRLGIPLSATVASLHTAGYWNLPPARSENQLALQVHLTTLLLTDGEDSYDWEIEGRLSLKYRTGEVYNYLQGNQPVVPWAKIVWFSFGIPRHSFLTWLVLLNRCPTRDRLNS